The nucleotide window ATAGATAAAAACATTAAAAATAAAAACGCTATAACAATTTTATTTAAGCCCTTAGCCATTAGTTAACCTCCATTTTTTATTAATTTATTTAATTAAATGAAATTAAAAACACAAATATGTATAGGTAATTAATAATAATCCCATACAAACATTTATAAATAATTTAGGGGACTGAATTTTTTCAAGGAAAAATTACTTTAGATTTTCCGCATTTTACCCATTCTCCCAAAAAAGTAGTTTTATTTCTAAATATACAATTGTATTTTTAGTTATATAAAAAAATAGGCCTTTAATACCTTTAAATTTAAATAATATACTTTATAAATGTATTATTGGTAATAATAATGAAGCATAGATTAAATTTAGATACCAAAGACCCAAATTATATTTTGTTAAAAGAAATATTTAAAATTATTGATTCTAGAAAATCACAAGAAATATTAGCATATTACGGATTTAAAAAACCAAGTATAACCATATTTACTTTTAAGGTCATTTTTATAAGTACGTTCTTAGGATTTAAAATTTTATTCATTTTAAAAGAGATTAAATCTAAAGAAACTTCGTAAATTCTTTAATATTTCTGAAGTTTTATCTGCAAATCAAGCTTATAAAATTTTTTCATAAAATAAACTCTGAAAAGCTTTTTTTGAAAAAATTTTAGAAAGCCTTCAAAAAAGAGGAATAATAAGAAAAAAGATATATAACCTTTGATAAAGGATATTACAGCTATAAAATTAACAATTATGAATTAGCAAATATAAAATCATTCTTTTCATTTTCAAAAAGAAAATTCAACAAAGTCAGATTGGACGATATTTTAACCTATCCATTAGTCGTATTTAACAAAATAAAGAAAATTATGGAAGAAAAAAGTGCATACAATAGATTAAAAATGGAATTATTGAAAAAATTAGATTCTTGAGAAAAATTTAAACCAATAAGAGATAAAACAGAAGATTTTTTCAATTATTAAAATAAGGCTTTGAATATAGAGAAATCTGCAAGTATACACTAAAACCAGTTAAAAATACTATTTATTTAAATGTATTTTTAGTAACACTGGTAGTATCACAAGAATTTTACTCAAAACAGCCATACAACAATTATCAAAAAAACTAAAATCTCCAGACCCCTAAATAATATTCATTCTCATTATTTAGTAAAAACATTATTACTACTTCCTATTTTCAGAAAATTAAACCATATTTCAACGATGAACAAACTTAAACAAATTTAAATCCTTTTAAAAATAAGTATAGTATCAAGTGAAAAAAATTAGAATTTAAATAAAGCCATTATTATTTAAAAAAAAAATGAGATCAATTTTAAAACTTTAGAACTTGTAAAAAAGTTTAGACTTAAAAATAAAAATTTATTATTATATTTATAGATAAAATAATTAAAAATAAATTTAAGCCTATAAAATTTTAAAGTTCCAATTTTTTAAATACTAAATATAACACCAACTGAAAAAAGGATTTCAGCAAAGCAAAAAAAAATAAGAAACAATTAATAATATAAAAAAATATATTATAATTATTTTATAGATAATTCTAAATTATTAAACTATAAAGATTTAAAAAAGGAATCAAAATGTCATTTCAAGATAATAAAATGTTAATTATACCTGCTGTAGATATAAAAAATGGAAAATGTGTACAGTTAGTTCAAGGAGAGCCTGGAACTGAACAAGTAATAATCGAAAACCCGGAAAAAGTTGCTAAAAAATGGGAAGATCTTGGTGCAGAGCTAGTTCATATAATAGACTTAGATGGTGCACTTGAAAGTATCAGCAATATAGAAACAATTAAAAAAGTTTTAAAGGAAGTTTCAGTGCCTATTCAACTTGGAGGAGGTATAAGAAGCATAAAATATGCAGAAAAACTCCTTAACTTAGATATCGATAGATTAATTATTGGAACTATGGGTATAAAAAACCCAGAAACAATATCCAAATTATCCAAAGAATATGGTTCCGACAGAGTGATGATTTCTCTTGATAGCAAAGACAATAAAGTTCTTATAAAAGGTTGGAAGGAAAAAATAGATAAATCTCCAACTGAAATCAGCAAAGAATTCCAAGAGCTTGGTGCTGGAAGTATTTTATTTACAAATGTTGATGTAGAAGGTTTACTTGGAGGATTTTATCTAGATCCTGTTATTGACCTTGTAAACTCTGTAGACATTCCAGTTGTCTACTCTGGAGGAGTTACAAGTTTAGATGATTTGAGGCAACTACAAAGTACCGGTGCAAAGGGTGTTGTAATTGGTTCTGCATTATACAAAGATAAAATAAGATTAGAAGATGCTTTAAAATACCAAGATATTAAATAAATTATGCTGATTTATAAATATTATTAGATTTTAAAATGGAGAAAAGAATATGAAAGTAATGGCAACAGGAGCATTTGATATATTACATCCAGGACATGGATTGTATCTTGAAAAAGCAAAAAAATTAGGTGGAAAAGATGCAGTCCTTGCAGTTGTAATAGCTCGTGATTCAACAGTGAAAAAGAAAAAAAAAATTCCTATTATTGATGAAAATCAAAGATTGGAAATGATTAAATATTTAAAGCCTGTTGATGAAGCATATATTGGCTATGATGAGGATATGTTTAAGATTGTAGAAGAAATTAAACCTGATATAATAGCTGTTGGTTTTAATCAAATACATGATGTGAAAAAACTTCAAGAAGAGTTAGATAAAAGAGGAATAAAAGCAGTGGTTAAAAGAGTTGAAGCTCATAGAACTGCAGATTTAGATAGTACATGTAAAATCATTAAAAAAATACGTAATGCTGACTTTGAAGATGATTATGTAAACTGTGATTAAAGTCAATTCAATAAAAAAAACCATAAAAATAATCGATAAAAAAAATAATTCAACAAAAAAACCATAAAAATAATCGATAAAAAAAAAAATAATTCAACAAAAAAACCATAAAAATAATCGATAAAAAAAAATAATTCAACAAAAAAACCATAAAAATAATCGATAAAAAAAACCATAAAATATTAAATAAACATTATAATTATAAATATACAAGAAATAATTAAGAATAGATTAAGGTGTGAAAATGGTAAGTGTAGCAATTGTAGGTGCAAGTGGATATACTGGAGGAGAACTAACAAGATTACTTTTAAACCATCCAGAAGTAGAAATTGAGGATATTAGCTCAAGACAATTTGAAGAAACCCCAATTCACAAAGTTCACCCACATATTAGAGGAACTGATTTAGTATTTAAAAATAAAAAACCAAGTGAATTAGATGCAGACATTATATTTACAGCAACTCCACATGGAGCTTCAATGAAAATCATTCCAGACTTACTTGAAATCGGTGCTAAAGTAATCGACTTAAGTGGAGATTACAGATTTAATGATATTGAAGTATATGAAAAATGGTATGGTCTTAAACATACCTCAGATATTAAAGGTGTTTATGGACTTCCAGAAATTCACAGAGAAGAAATCAAAAATGCTAATTTAATTGCAAATCCTGGTTGTTTTGTAACTGGAGCTATTTTATCTGGATACCCCTTATCAAAGGCAGCTATTGTAGATAGAATGATTTTCGATTCTAAAACTGGAGTAAGTGGTGCTGGTGTAAATCCATCCTCCTCAACACATTATCCAAATATCGGAGACAATGTAAATCCCTATAAAGTAACTTCCCATAGACATACACCAGAAATACAACAAGAATTAGGTTTATTCTCAGATGTAAAAGTATCTTTTACACCTCATTTAGTGCCAGTTATTAGAGGAATTCTTACAACTAACCATTCTTTCTTAATTGAAGGTAGTGAAGATATTTCTAGTGGGGAATTATTGGATATTTATAAGAAAACATATGAAGGAGAACCATTTATACAAATCTTAGAAGATGGTGAAATCCCTCGTTTAAGTAGTATAAGAGGATCTAATTACGCTCAAATCGGATGCTTTGAAATAGATGAAACTGGAAGATTAGTTGTTATATCAGCAATTGATAATTTAGTTAAGGGAGCATCTGGACAAGCTATTCATAATATGAATATTATCTGTGGTTTTGATGAAAAGACTGGATTGAACTTCTTTGGTATGCACCCATAAGAAATATTTATTAAAATTTCATATAAAAACATAACTTTATTAACATGCAAATGTTTAAATAGATTATTTCTTATAAAATAACTTAAGCAGTAAAAATATATATTATTTCTTATAAAATAAGTCAAAAAGTAAAAAAATATATATTATTTCTTATAATAACTCAAGAAGTAAAAAATATATATTATTTTCTTATAATAACTCAAGAAGTAAAAATATTATATTATTTTTATAAAGTAATTCCTGAGGTAAAAATATGGAAAGAATAATTCTATACTATTCAGAGGGAGGAAGAACAAAACTAGTTGCAGAAACACTTGCAATTAATTTAAGATGTGATATCTGTCAAATTAAAGATTTGAAGAAACGTAGGGGATTTAAAAATATATTAAGTTCTACTTTTGATGCATTTAGAGAAAATAAAACAGAAATTTATCCTTCAACTATAAACCTTGAAAAGTATGATACCATTTACATAGGAACACCTACTTGGGCAAATAAACCTAGTCCAGCAATTATTACTTTAATAGATAGATGTGACTTACGTGGAAAAGACATTGTTTTATTTACTACTTCAAGTAATTCTGATGGAGAAGGAACTTTAGAAAAAATGGAAATAAAAGTATTAGCTAGAGGTGCAAGAGTAGTTCAACAATTTAATTTAAAAACTAGAGATAAAAGTCCTGCTCAACTCCAAAAAGATACTAAAAATTTATGTAAATCATTAGATTTAGACTTATACTAAATCTAATCATCACCTATTTTACCTAATCCCATTTTTTTATAATCCCTAATTCCAATTTTACCTAATCCCATTTTTTCAATCAAATAATTTCTAATCCTATTTTTAATTTATGTACTATTTTTAAAGAATATTAAAATTTAAAAAATTATTTTTTAAGCATTTCATATCAATTTTTAAAGATATTAAAATTAAAGCTATAATTAAGCAAACTATTTAATAATATAAATAAGAAAACTATTAATGTATAATTTTTATTAATAATCAAATTAATATAAATTTTATATGAATATTATCAAATTATAAAAAACTAATTAAGTTTATAGGTGTAACAGAGAAATGTTAGAAAAAACGATGGAAAATCACAAAATCTTAATTATTATTCCAATCATTCTTGCACTTTTATCTTTGTTCCTTCTGGCCTTTAATGGATTAGAACAAGGTGTTGACTTAAAGGGAGGATCTCAAGCAGAACTGGAATTATTAGGTTCTGTTAGTCCAACTGAATTAGAACAGACACTTAATCAGGAATTGAACACAAATAATATAAAAGTAACAAGTAATGGAAACAATAAGGCTACTGTGGAATTAGAGAACAGCATTAATTCAAGTACGTTTACAAGTGCGATAAATGGAAAAGCAAAAATAATCAGTTATAATGAAATTGGCCCTGTTTTAAGTGAAGAAGCAATGGAACAAATTTACATTGCTATGCTTTTTGCATTCATCTTTATGGCAATTACTGTATTTATTGTATTTAGAGAACCTGTACCTTCAATAGCAATTATATTAGCAGCATTATGTGATATAGTTATTGCTCTTGGTGGAATGTCTTTATTTAAAATTCCATTATCAATTGCATCTGTAGGTGCATTATTAATGCTTATTGGATACAGTGTAGATACAGATATTCTTCTTACAACAAGACTCTTAAAAAGAAGAGAAGGAACTGTGGAAGAACGTGCTAGAAATGCTATGCATACTGGTTTAACAATGTCTTTTGCTTCAATAGTTGCAATGACTATCTTATTTGTAGTAACCATTTTAATAATGCCTGAAGCAGATACCTTAAGTAATATTTCTGCAGTTTTAGTAATTGGATTAATCGGAGATATTCTTTCCACTTGGTTAATGAACTTAGGAATTCTTAAATCATATATTGATTGGAGACAGTCTAAAAAACAGGAAAAATATAGTTTAAGTTCATCTACAGCTAAATCAAATAAACCTACTAAATCAGATAAATTAGATAAGTCTGATGAAAAAAATCCAAATCAAAGCTTAAAGATAGATTTAAAAGGAAATCCGAATATGATATTAAAGAAGGAGAAAATCAACTAGAAGCTAAAAAAGAAGAATTTGATGAAAAGATAGAAAAATCTTCCGATACAAAATCCAGTAAGAAATCTAATAAAAATAAAAAAGTTAATAAGCGTAAAGCTAAAAAACAAAAAGGAAAAGGAGGTAAATAATTATGACAAACGATTTATCTAAATTCTTCAGAACTAGAGAAGTAATTATCCTCTTAATATTCCTCATAATCAGTATTCTAAGTATTAGTTTCCTTGGTGTAGAACAGGGTCTCGATTTAAAAGGCGGATCTTCTATCCAATTAGAATTAGAACATCCAGTTAATGATAGTACAATGAAAGTTGTTACATCTGTTTTAGATAAAAGACTTAACATTTATGGTGTAAGTGATGTAAAAGTCAGATCAAGTGGAGACCGAATGGTCATAGTTGAAATGGCTGGAAAGAGTCCTGAAGAGGTTGAACGGCTGATAGGAAATCCGGGTATTTTTGAAGCTAAAATAGATAATAAAACTGTTCTTACTGGAAGTGATGTAGCTTCAGTTGAAGCACCTATTGTAGGAGATTCTGGAGAATGGCATGTGCCCTTTACATTAACAACAGAAGGGGCTAAAAAATTCGCAAAACTTGCTAAAGGTAAAGGCGGGCATGAAGTTGTAATGTATCTTGATGGAAAACAAATTGATGAGCATCCCCCAGCACTATCTGATGAATTGGCAAGTGGTGAAGCTGTAACTGAAGTTGAAGTAACTGGTGGTTCTGAAAATGTAGAAACTTCAAAAACTGAATCTAATACAGTATATACTGTTTTAAAAACAGGGTCATTACCTGTAAAAATTCATACTGTAGGTTCCAATACGGTATCACCAGAGTTAGGTCAGCAGTTTGCACAAGGTGCTTTAATTGCAGGATTACTAGCAATTCTTGGTATTTCAGCAGTTGTATACATTAAATATAGAAGAGCATTCTTAGCAATTCCAATCTTGATTACAACAATTTCAGAGGTAACTATCATCATAGGTGTTGCTTCTATTATTCATTGGAATATAGATCTTGCAGCAATTGCTGGTTTAATTGCATCTGTAGGTACTGGGGTAGATGACCAGATTATCATTACAGATGAAGTTTTACACCACGATGATGAAAAAACAAGGCATAGAAGAACTAGAACTCAAATGAATGTTAAAAATGCATTATTTATTATCTTTGCATCTGCAGGTACTTTAATCGCTGCGATGTTACCACTTGCATATGTTGGATTTGCAAGAGGTAGTAGTGGTATTGGTACAATAGCAGGTTTCGCATTTACTACAATCATAGGGGTTTTAATTGGTGTATTCGTTACAAGACCGGCTTATGCTAAATTTATTGAAATTTTTGTCTCTTAAATAAAATCAATTATGAATAAGTAAAACTAAAGATATTAGTTTACTTATCATTTTTCTATTTTTTCATATTTTTTAAAAAATAATAAATTATATTCCTCATACTCATAATAAAAATTATAAAAACATTTAAATTTTATATTAAAAACAGCAAATAGATAATAAAAATTATAACAATTGTTAAATTTTATATATTAAAAAAACTAATAAAATAATTAAGAGATAAATAATTAATTAGTAAAAACAAAAAATATAATTAATCATTAAAAAATTTACTAACAAAGAAAATAGCTGGGGATAAAAAATGGTTATAATCATAGGTACTGGTGCAGGAGGCTCAATAATAGCTATGGAACTTGCAAAAGCAAATATTCCTGTTACGATAATAGAAAGAGGGCCATACATAAAAGCTAAAGACTCATTAAATTACTATGATATGAAATACTATGAAAAAAGGTCAAAGGATACAAATAGTTTAGATTTGCTTAAAACTAATTGTATTGGAGGATCTACAATAGTCTCTGCAGGTAATGGTGTGAGAATTCTTGAAGATGAATTTAAAGAAATAGGTATTGATTTATCAAAAGAATATGATAAAGTTGAAGAATTATTAAACATACACCAAATGGATGATGAACATATTGGAGAAGGTACAAGATTATTCATAGAATCTGCAAAAGAACTTGGTTTTAATCCAATAAAAATGCCAAAATTCATAAGGGATGGGGATTGTAAACCCTGTGGAAGCTGTTCATTAGGTTGTCCAAGAGATGCTAAATGGAGTGGAAAAGACTTTGTTGATATAGCAGTTGAAAATGGTGCTAAGCTTATTATTGAAGCTGAAGTAAATAAACTACTAATTGAAAATGAAAAAATTATAGGTGTAGAATACATTCAAAATAAGAAAAGCAAAAAAATTGAATCTGATTTGGTTATTCTTTGTGCTGGAGCAATTGATTCTGCAGTTATTCTACAAAAATCAGGTATCGATGCTGGAAATAAATTATTTTTTGACCCATTTATTACTGTTGGAGGAGTATTAAAAGATATTGGATATAACAGTGAAGTGCAAATGAATAGTTTAGTTCTAGAAGAAGAATACATTTTATCTCCTCACTTTGCTTCATATATTCCAAAATACATTAAAGAGAGAATTCCTGAAATAGAAGCTAAAGATATTTTAGGAATTATGGTTAAAGTAAAGGATGATATGGTAGGTAGTGTTGATAGTGAAGGTAATGTTTATAAATTTAACACAGTTGATGACATTAGAAGGCTTGCTCAAGGTACAGCTGCTGCTAGTGCAATACTTGAAAAAGCAGGTGTTGATTCTAAAACATTAACATCTACTGTTTTTAGAGGAGCTCACCCTGGAGGAACTGCTGCCATTGGAGATGTGGTTGATAAAAACCTAAAAACGAAAATCGATGGTTTATATCTTGGAGATGGAAGTGTAATTCCAATTTCCCCTGGAAAGCCACCAATCTTACTTATTCTAGCATTGGCTTTAAGATTAGCTAATAATTTAATTGAAGAACTTATTTAAGTTCTTTAATTAATCTTTTAATCAAATGAAAAAAGCAATATAAAAAAATAAATAAAAAAACAGCAAAATTAAATATATTTAGCCTAAATTAATTAATAATAAACCACCAATACATACAAAAATACCAATTATCTGCTTAAGCGTAATATTTTCACCATATAAAATAGCACCAACAAATATCAATACAATAGCTAAGCCAATGTTAGCAACAAGTGAAGCAGAACTTACTTTCCAACCAGCACGGAATGCAAAAATATAAGCTAATTCTAATCCTACAATAGCCATTCCTAAAACAAAAGATGTCCAATTTATATTAGATAACTCAGATAGGACATTTTCAGGTTTTAAAAGAAATACAAAGAAAATAGCAGTTAAAATAGCTGCAGTAATATAAGTTACCATCAAGGTAGCGAAAACATTAACATTACTAGGAGTTGATTTAGTACAAATATTATAAAGAGTATTTGATAATATAACAAGTAAAATAGGCCATATCATTTCCCACATATAAGCACCAACTAAATTAAAAAAATATATTAAATACAATAAACTAATAAAAAAAAATCAAGACTGGCAAATAAGCAATACAATAAATATTATTCAAATTGATTATAAATCTCATCAGCTTGAACTAGTCTTTCACAATAATGACATCTAACTGTAATTGGATCAACTTCAACAAGATAAAATTTACTCTCAATTGGTTCATCAGTATTTGAAATACATTTAGGATTAGTACACTTTACTATACCATTTAACTCTTTTACTAAGCTAACTTGATTTTTTGAAACTATTTCAAAATCTCTAATAATATTTATAGTAGAATCAGGAGCTATCAAAGCAATTTTATCTATTTCAGTATGCCCTAATTCCCTATTTTCAAATTTAACAATATCTTTATAGCCTAATTTTGAAGGAACATTCATAGCAAGAGTTACATTAGTTCCTTCCTCTGGAAGACCTAATATTTTTAATACTTGAAGCGCTTTATTAGCAGGAATATGGTCAATCACCGTACCATTTTCAATAGATTTAACTTTTAATTCTGGCTTAGTCATAGATAATTATTTCTTCTAAACTTTATTTATAATTTTTTATTAAAAAATTGAATTTATAAATAGTTATATTTATTAAAAAAAATATATTAATAAATGATTAAACTTTATTTACAAAACCAATTAGAAAAATAATTAAAATATTTATAAGAAGTATTTAATGAAAATATTTTAGAAAATAATTAGAATATTTATAAGAAGTATTTAATGAAAATACTCAAGAAAATAATTAAATAAAAAGAAAATAAAGATCAGGAGTCTTAAAATGGAAGAAAATATAGACTTATTTGAAAAAATATTAAGAAAAATTGAAGATGAAGTAGATTATGCAGATATACGAGCAGGAAAAGGAAATAATACCAGCATAATCATGAAAGATAATCAAATTCAAGAAATTAACACTGGCCTTTCTACTGTTGCAAGAATAAGAGTTTTAAAAAATGGTGCATGGGGATTTGCCTCAACAAATGACTTTTCTAAATTAGAAGAAATCAGCAAAAAAGCTATTAAAATATCAAACTCATTAAGTGGAGATATTGAACTTGCAGAATGTGAAATCATAGAGGATAATATTAAAACTGATAGAAAAATAGCTATAAGCGATGTAAGTATTGAAGATAAAAAAGAATTAATTCAAGACCTTAATAATGCAAGTAATGTTGGAAAAGTAGTTAGTACAACTATTAGTTACTCAGATGGAGAAAATAAAAATGCATTTGTAAGTAGTGAAGGAAGTAGAATTATAGTGGATAGTTCAAGGGTTGGGCTATTCTTAAATGCTGTTGCTTCAAATGGAGAATTAATTCAATTTAATCATGGAAGTTTAGGTGGAGTGAAGGGTTTTGAAGTAGTTCAAGATGCAGATATTGAATCTTTTGGAAGAAAAATAGGTGAAAAGGCAACTAAACTTTTAGATGCTAAACCAGCACCATCTGGACGTTTCCCAATTGTAGCTGACAATAACCTGACAGGAGTATTTATTCATGAAGCAGTAGGGCATGCTGTAGAGGCAGACCTAATATTACAAGGTGACTCAATTTTACATGACCAGATGAATAAGAAAGTAGGAGCGGATATCGTAAATATCTATGACGATTCAAGTTTTAAGGATGGCTTTGGATATTATCCTTATGATGTTGAAGGGGTGAAAACAAGAAAGAACCAAATTGTTAAAAGTGGAGAACTTGTATCATTTTTATCTTCAAGGGAAAGTGCAGGTAAATTAGGAATTCCTTTAACTGGAAATGCAAGGTCATCTATAAGTGACCAACCTATTGTAAGAATGAGTAACACTTACCTTAAACCTGGTGATTTAAGTTTTGAAGAACTTATTGAAGATATAAATGATGGAATTTATCTTAAAGGTTCAAGAGGCGGGCAAGTAGATACTGGCAAAGGTATTTTCCAATTCAATGCAACTGAAGCATATAAGATTGAAAATGGTGAGCTTAAAGACCATTACAGAGATGTTTCATTATCTGGAAATATTCTTGAGACACTTAATGGTGTTGATGGAATAGGATCTGACTTTAAACTTAGTGTTGGTTTCTGTGGTAAAGGTGGACAAACTGCACCAGTAGGTGATGGCGGACCACATACTAGAATTTTAAATGCAATGGTAGGTGGAACTAGCTAAATTAAAGACTATGGTTAATTGACATAAACCTTAGTTGATTCTGCATTAAATTTTACAGCCATTAATTTAATTAAAGCTAAATGTGAAAATAAATGATTCATTATAAATAGTAAGCAAGTGGTAAAAAGAGATATAGATAAGATTGTTGAAAAATGATATTTTAATTGAATTTATAATTTGAGGGTGAATTTAAGCTGAACTTAAAAGTAAAATTAATAGCAAATTTGAATATAAATTCAAACTAAACTTGAAAGTGAATTTGAAGGTGAAAATATGTTAAATGAAGATGATGGGAAATATTTACTTAGTATAGCAAAAGATGCTATTGAAACATATCTTAAAGAAAATAGAATAATCGATACCCCTTCAGATTCTCCAAATCATTTAAAAGAAGAACTTGGTGTATTTGTTACTTTAAATAAATATAATGATTTAAGAGGATGTATCGGTTATCCAGAACCAACTTATCCATTAATTGATGCAGTAATTTCCTCAGCAATATCTGCAGCAACTAGAGACCCTCGTTTTCCAGAGGTAGATGAAAGGGAATTAGATAGTTTAGATTATGAAATTACTGTTTTAAGCAAACCAGAATTAATTGAAGTTGAAAAGCCTATCGATTATTTAGATAATATAGTAATTGGTGAAGATGGTTTAATTGTAGAAAGAGGTTTTTATAGAGGATTACTTTTACCACAAGTAGCTCCAGAGCATAATATGGATAAAGAAGAATTTTTATCACACACTTGCCTAAAAGCAGGCCTAAGACAAGATGCATGGTTAGATGAAGATATAAAAGTATACAAATTCCAAGGACAAATATTTAAATAAAGCGTTTAATAATATACAAATTTCAACGACAAATATTTAAACAAAATGTTAATAGAAAAATATTAAATTATGATTATATGGTGATAAAAAATGATGTTACCAACTATCCCAACTCCTGAAGAATTATTAGATAAAGGTTTTAGAAGAGGTAAAAAGGCAGCAGACTTAAAAAGAGGAGAAAAAATACCTAAACACTTAAAAGGCAAACGTATTGAAGAAACTAGAGTAATTACTGCTTGTCAAGTTATTAAAGATAAACTTAAAATGATTTTAGATCGTACCCCTGAAATTGAAGAGCTTCCTGATTTTTATCAAGATTATATAGACATTACAGTAGGTGTTGATGATTTTAAACAATCATTAGGTGCACTTAATTGGGCTTATGGTATTATTACCCAATTAGAAAAAGAATATGGTGCAAAAATAAGAAAATTATCCTCAGAAAGAGCAACAGGACTTAGAAAACAAGCCTATGGAAGAATTTCATCTGTTGTTAATAAAATTGAAAAAGATTTAGATTTCTTAGACTTTGCAAAACAAAATTTAAGAAATATGCCTACTGTTGATTTTGAAGCTACAAGCATTGTAATTGCAGGTTTTCCCAATGTAGGTAAATCAACTTTATTAACCCATATTACCGATGCAGAACCTCAAGTAGCTAACTATCCATTTACTACAAAAGGTATCCAAATTGGACACTTTGAGAAAAAATGGAAACATTTCCAAATTATTGATACTCCAGGTTTATTAGATAGGCCTATTGGAGATATGAACGATATTGAATTAAATGCTATGGTTGCTCTTGAACACTTAGCAGATGCAATATTATTTATTTTTGATAGTTCAGAAACATGCGGATATCCTCTTGAAAATCAATACAAGCTTTTAGAAGAAATTAAAAACATCTTTGATGCTCCGATTATCTATTTATTCAATAAAATGGATATAGCAGAATATGATGGCATTAGGCATGATTATATCCAAGAATATATCGATAGAACTGAAGATCCTTTACTTATTTCAGCTGCAGAAGGAGAGGGAATTGAAGAAATTATTAAATTAATTATGAAAGTGGAAAAAAGAGAAAAGTCATCTGATGATGAAGATGAATACGAAGAAGATGAAAATTACTTTGATTTAACTTAAATTAACTAATCATCTTCT belongs to Methanobrevibacter olleyae and includes:
- the hisA gene encoding 1-(5-phosphoribosyl)-5-[(5-phosphoribosylamino)methylideneamino]imidazole-4-carboxamide isomerase codes for the protein MSFQDNKMLIIPAVDIKNGKCVQLVQGEPGTEQVIIENPEKVAKKWEDLGAELVHIIDLDGALESISNIETIKKVLKEVSVPIQLGGGIRSIKYAEKLLNLDIDRLIIGTMGIKNPETISKLSKEYGSDRVMISLDSKDNKVLIKGWKEKIDKSPTEISKEFQELGAGSILFTNVDVEGLLGGFYLDPVIDLVNSVDIPVVYSGGVTSLDDLRQLQSTGAKGVVIGSALYKDKIRLEDALKYQDIK
- a CDS encoding adenylyltransferase/cytidyltransferase family protein: MKVMATGAFDILHPGHGLYLEKAKKLGGKDAVLAVVIARDSTVKKKKKIPIIDENQRLEMIKYLKPVDEAYIGYDEDMFKIVEEIKPDIIAVGFNQIHDVKKLQEELDKRGIKAVVKRVEAHRTADLDSTCKIIKKIRNADFEDDYVNCD
- the argC gene encoding N-acetyl-gamma-glutamyl-phosphate reductase gives rise to the protein MVSVAIVGASGYTGGELTRLLLNHPEVEIEDISSRQFEETPIHKVHPHIRGTDLVFKNKKPSELDADIIFTATPHGASMKIIPDLLEIGAKVIDLSGDYRFNDIEVYEKWYGLKHTSDIKGVYGLPEIHREEIKNANLIANPGCFVTGAILSGYPLSKAAIVDRMIFDSKTGVSGAGVNPSSSTHYPNIGDNVNPYKVTSHRHTPEIQQELGLFSDVKVSFTPHLVPVIRGILTTNHSFLIEGSEDISSGELLDIYKKTYEGEPFIQILEDGEIPRLSSIRGSNYAQIGCFEIDETGRLVVISAIDNLVKGASGQAIHNMNIICGFDEKTGLNFFGMHP
- a CDS encoding flavodoxin family protein produces the protein MERIILYYSEGGRTKLVAETLAINLRCDICQIKDLKKRRGFKNILSSTFDAFRENKTEIYPSTINLEKYDTIYIGTPTWANKPSPAIITLIDRCDLRGKDIVLFTTSSNSDGEGTLEKMEIKVLARGARVVQQFNLKTRDKSPAQLQKDTKNLCKSLDLDLY
- a CDS encoding protein translocase subunit SecF, which encodes MLEKTMENHKILIIIPIILALLSLFLLAFNGLEQGVDLKGGSQAELELLGSVSPTELEQTLNQELNTNNIKVTSNGNNKATVELENSINSSTFTSAINGKAKIISYNEIGPVLSEEAMEQIYIAMLFAFIFMAITVFIVFREPVPSIAIILAALCDIVIALGGMSLFKIPLSIASVGALLMLIGYSVDTDILLTTRLLKRREGTVEERARNAMHTGLTMSFASIVAMTILFVVTILIMPEADTLSNISAVLVIGLIGDILSTWLMNLGILKSYIDWRQSKKQEKYSLSSSTAKSNKPTKSDKLDKSDEKNPNQSLKIDLKGNPNMILKKEKIN
- a CDS encoding preprotein translocase subunit SecD translates to MTNDLSKFFRTREVIILLIFLIISILSISFLGVEQGLDLKGGSSIQLELEHPVNDSTMKVVTSVLDKRLNIYGVSDVKVRSSGDRMVIVEMAGKSPEEVERLIGNPGIFEAKIDNKTVLTGSDVASVEAPIVGDSGEWHVPFTLTTEGAKKFAKLAKGKGGHEVVMYLDGKQIDEHPPALSDELASGEAVTEVEVTGGSENVETSKTESNTVYTVLKTGSLPVKIHTVGSNTVSPELGQQFAQGALIAGLLAILGISAVVYIKYRRAFLAIPILITTISEVTIIIGVASIIHWNIDLAAIAGLIASVGTGVDDQIIITDEVLHHDDEKTRHRRTRTQMNVKNALFIIFASAGTLIAAMLPLAYVGFARGSSGIGTIAGFAFTTIIGVLIGVFVTRPAYAKFIEIFVS